A region of Streptomyces deccanensis DNA encodes the following proteins:
- a CDS encoding SpoIIE family protein phosphatase, whose translation MTEAGRGELEGTVRVSEIPAKATKSTGAGGPSDRARPEAADDSGLGGATRDSGAARDSTAGETARGAGGSAGRAAVEPAGRGGESAEDAGVMGGHGVVDPMWQTSPPGSMYDYIKVASFSIGPDGLVDQWSLRAEQLFGISAERAMGMDPIEAFVDPDRRAEGQRKMAEVLDGREWTGVVPFRVPVPGGEEGLAEVYVMPTTVEGGERAALCIVVDVRTLRRIETDLAASQAIFGQSPFGFLLIDTDLRVRRANQRFATIYGGEVDDHRGRGVHDYLRSPEAERVEATLRRVLETGDSITDMHITGFVPGSEERRHWSVNLYRVHSGTGRPIGIAWLAIDITARRAAAREAAAARRNLALLNEAGSRIGNSLDLETTARELLDVVVPGFCDLATVDLYQGLLVGDETPPGLADGSAELRRVAFASAVSDAPFVGGPAPVRVGAVHHYPFNSACSDALRTARPQEVPEEGNLIQSTLAVPMVAHDTVVGLVQFSRTKGSEPFGERDRGLAVELAARAAVCIDNARLYRREHERALILQRSLLPPGDPEASGLDIACRYLPGNAATEVGGDWFDVIELPGHRTALVVGDVMGRGLRAAVAMGELRTAVRTLALLDLEPAEVLSALDEIARGLGTPGGVQSTSRTAASRPSDKDLSEVYLATCVYAVYDSVTRRCTFANAGHLPPVLVEPGESALMLDVPPGMPLGVGGEPFEEVEVELPEGALLALYTDGLVESRDHPLDEGLQAFVGALTDPGQPPTTLRADTPRSLEDVCDHVLNTLDTHHGEDDIALLMARVQGLPEDSVGDWTLPREPRSVGRAREYARGRLLAWDLEPLVDTAELLVSELVTNALRYGEGEIRLRLLLDRTLVCEVWDAGLVQPRRRRARDTDEGGRGLQLVGLLSAAWGSRRTPRGKTVWFELPLPGGEHGLTDPAEALLSLF comes from the coding sequence GTGACCGAAGCCGGACGCGGTGAGCTGGAGGGGACGGTTCGCGTGAGCGAGATACCAGCGAAGGCCACGAAGTCCACGGGTGCGGGTGGCCCGTCGGACCGCGCGAGGCCCGAGGCCGCAGACGATTCCGGCCTGGGCGGAGCCACGCGCGACAGCGGCGCCGCACGCGACAGTACGGCGGGCGAAACCGCCCGTGGGGCGGGCGGATCCGCCGGTCGTGCGGCGGTCGAACCCGCCGGTCGTGGAGGCGAATCCGCTGAGGACGCGGGTGTCATGGGTGGTCATGGGGTCGTTGACCCGATGTGGCAGACCAGCCCGCCCGGGTCCATGTACGACTACATCAAGGTCGCTTCGTTCTCGATCGGTCCTGACGGACTCGTCGACCAGTGGAGTCTGCGGGCCGAGCAGTTGTTCGGTATCTCGGCGGAGCGGGCCATGGGAATGGACCCCATCGAGGCGTTCGTCGACCCCGATCGGCGTGCCGAGGGCCAGCGGAAGATGGCCGAGGTCCTCGACGGCCGGGAGTGGACCGGGGTGGTCCCCTTCCGGGTGCCGGTCCCCGGCGGGGAGGAGGGGCTCGCCGAGGTCTATGTGATGCCCACCACCGTGGAGGGCGGCGAGCGGGCCGCCCTGTGCATCGTCGTGGACGTGCGGACCCTGCGTCGGATAGAGACCGACCTTGCCGCTTCGCAGGCCATTTTCGGCCAATCCCCGTTCGGTTTCCTTCTGATAGACACCGATCTCCGGGTGCGGCGCGCCAACCAGCGCTTCGCCACCATCTACGGGGGCGAGGTCGACGACCACCGCGGCCGGGGCGTGCACGACTATCTCCGGTCCCCGGAGGCCGAACGGGTCGAGGCGACCCTGCGCCGGGTCCTGGAGACCGGCGACTCGATCACGGACATGCACATCACCGGGTTCGTGCCCGGCTCCGAAGAGCGCCGCCACTGGTCCGTCAACCTCTACCGCGTGCACAGCGGCACCGGCCGCCCCATCGGCATCGCCTGGCTCGCCATCGACATCACCGCCCGCCGCGCCGCCGCCCGCGAGGCCGCCGCGGCCCGGCGGAATCTCGCCCTCCTCAACGAGGCGGGTTCGCGCATCGGCAACTCCCTCGATCTGGAGACCACCGCCCGCGAACTCCTCGACGTCGTCGTCCCCGGCTTCTGCGACCTGGCCACCGTCGACCTCTACCAAGGCCTGCTGGTGGGGGACGAGACCCCGCCCGGACTCGCCGACGGAAGCGCCGAACTGCGCCGGGTCGCCTTCGCCAGCGCCGTCTCCGACGCGCCGTTCGTCGGCGGCCCCGCCCCCGTACGCGTCGGGGCCGTCCACCACTACCCGTTCAACTCGGCCTGCTCGGACGCCCTGCGCACCGCCCGCCCCCAGGAGGTGCCCGAGGAGGGCAACCTGATCCAGTCGACGCTCGCCGTGCCGATGGTCGCGCACGACACCGTCGTCGGGCTCGTGCAGTTCTCCCGGACCAAGGGCAGCGAGCCGTTCGGCGAGCGCGACCGGGGGCTCGCCGTCGAGCTGGCCGCGCGCGCCGCCGTCTGCATCGACAACGCGCGCCTCTACCGCCGCGAACACGAACGCGCCCTCATCCTGCAGCGCTCCCTGCTGCCGCCGGGCGACCCCGAGGCCTCCGGGCTGGACATCGCCTGCCGCTATCTGCCGGGCAACGCGGCCACCGAGGTCGGCGGCGACTGGTTCGACGTCATCGAACTCCCCGGGCACCGCACGGCACTCGTCGTCGGCGACGTGATGGGCCGAGGGCTGCGGGCAGCGGTGGCGATGGGTGAACTGCGTACGGCGGTACGTACGTTGGCCCTGCTGGACCTGGAGCCCGCCGAGGTCCTCTCGGCGCTCGACGAGATCGCCCGTGGCCTCGGCACCCCCGGCGGCGTCCAGTCGACCTCCCGCACCGCCGCCAGCCGGCCCAGCGACAAGGACCTCTCCGAGGTCTACCTCGCGACCTGCGTCTACGCCGTCTACGACTCGGTGACCCGCCGCTGCACCTTCGCCAACGCCGGCCATCTGCCGCCGGTGCTGGTCGAGCCGGGCGAGAGCGCGCTGATGCTCGACGTGCCGCCCGGTATGCCGCTCGGCGTCGGCGGCGAGCCGTTCGAGGAGGTGGAGGTCGAACTGCCCGAAGGGGCACTGTTGGCGCTCTACACGGATGGACTGGTCGAATCGCGCGACCACCCCCTCGACGAGGGCCTCCAGGCGTTCGTCGGCGCGCTCACCGACCCCGGCCAGCCGCCGACCACGCTCCGCGCGGACACGCCCAGGTCCCTGGAGGACGTCTGCGACCACGTCCTCAACACCCTCGACACCCACCACGGCGAGGACGACATCGCGCTGCTGATGGCCCGGGTGCAGGGGCTGCCGGAGGACTCCGTCGGCGACTGGACCCTGCCGCGTGAGCCGCGCAGCGTGGGGCGCGCCCGGGAGTACGCGCGCGGACGACTGCTGGCGTGGGATCTGGAGCCGCTCGTCGACACGGCGGAACTGCTGGTCAGCGAGCTGGTCACCAACGCGCTGCGGTACGGCGAGGGCGAGATACGGCTGCGGCTGCTGCTGGACAGAACGCTGGTGTGCGAGGTGTGGGACGCCGGGCTCGTGCAACCGCGCCGGCGTCGCGCCCGGGACACGGACGAGGGCGGACGGGGGCTGCAACTGGTCGGGCTGCTCTCCGCCGCGTGGGGCTCGCGCCGGACGCCTCGCGGCAAGACGGTGTGGTTCGAGCTGCCGTTGCCGGGTGGTGAGCACGGCCTGACGGATCCGGCGGAGGCGTTGCTGAGCCTGTTCTAG
- a CDS encoding GntR family transcriptional regulator, translated as MTFGEQPAYLRVAGDLRRKIVNGSLPPHTRLPSQARIREEYGVSDTVALEARKVLMAEGLVEGRSGSGTYVRERPVPRRVARSGFRPAGGATPFRQEQADAGARGTWESRSEQVEAGRTIAERLAIQPGDRVMCTRYTFRDAGEAMMLSTSWEPLALTGRTPVMLPEEGPLGGMGVVERMAAIDVVVDNVTEEVGARPGLAEELLALGGVPGHVVLVVHRTYFASGRPVETADVVVPADRYQVAYHLPVK; from the coding sequence GTGACTTTCGGTGAGCAGCCGGCGTACTTGCGTGTCGCGGGTGATCTCCGCAGGAAGATCGTGAACGGATCGCTGCCGCCGCACACCCGCCTCCCCTCCCAGGCCCGCATCCGCGAGGAGTACGGCGTGTCGGACACGGTCGCGCTGGAGGCCCGCAAGGTGCTCATGGCCGAGGGCCTGGTGGAAGGTCGCTCCGGGTCCGGCACGTATGTGCGAGAGCGGCCGGTGCCGCGTCGCGTCGCCCGCTCCGGGTTCCGGCCCGCCGGGGGCGCCACCCCCTTCCGGCAGGAGCAGGCCGACGCCGGGGCGCGCGGCACCTGGGAGTCGCGCAGCGAGCAGGTCGAGGCGGGCCGGACGATCGCCGAGCGGCTCGCGATCCAGCCCGGCGACCGCGTGATGTGCACCAGGTACACCTTCCGGGACGCGGGGGAGGCGATGATGCTCTCCACCTCCTGGGAGCCCCTCGCCCTCACCGGCCGCACACCCGTGATGCTCCCCGAGGAGGGCCCCCTCGGCGGTATGGGCGTCGTCGAGCGCATGGCGGCCATCGACGTCGTCGTCGACAACGTCACCGAGGAGGTGGGGGCCCGTCCCGGACTGGCCGAGGAGTTGCTCGCCCTCGGCGGTGTGCCCGGGCATGTCGTCCTGGTCGTCCACCGCACCTACTTCGCCTCCGGGCGTCCGGTGGAGACGGCGGACGTGGTGGTGCCGGCGGACCGCTACCAGGTGGCGTACCACTTGCCGGTCAAGTGA
- a CDS encoding fumarate reductase/succinate dehydrogenase flavoprotein subunit: MSVVERQEWDVVVIGAGGAGLRAAIEARERGARTAVICKSLFGKAHTVMAEGGIAAAMGNVNSGDNWQVHFRDTMRGGKFLNQWRMAELHAKEAPDRVWELETWGALFDRTKDGRISQRNFGGHEYPRLAHVGDRTGLELIRTLQQKIVALQQEDHKETGDYESRLKVFQECTVTRVLKDGDRVSGAFAYERESGRFFVLEAPAVVIATGGIGKSFKVTSNSWEYTGDGHALALLAGAPLLNMEFVQFHPTGMVWPPSVKGILVTESVRGDGGVLRNSENKRFMFDYIPDVFKEKYAESEEEGDRWYEDPDHNRRPPELLPRDEVARAINAEVKAGRGSPHGGVFLDVSTRMPAETIRRRLPSMYHQFKELADVDITAEAMEVGPTCHYVMGGIAVESDTAAARGVPGLFAAGEVAGGMHGSNRLGGNSLSDLLVFGRRAGLHAAEYAAGLAGARPPVDDIEVDTAAAEALRPFSAEGPAPGEAAAAGSRPPENPYTLHQELQQAMNDLVGIIRREGEMEQALERLADLRVRARRAGVEGHRQFNPGWHLALDLRNMLLVSECVARAALERTESRGGHTREDHPTMDRDWRRINLLCRLTDPAAGDSVVGPIALTRETTEAIRPDLLALFDKEELVKYLAEEELYE; the protein is encoded by the coding sequence ATGTCCGTGGTCGAACGACAGGAGTGGGACGTCGTCGTGATCGGCGCCGGCGGCGCCGGACTGCGCGCCGCGATCGAGGCCCGCGAGCGGGGCGCCCGTACGGCCGTGATCTGCAAGTCCCTGTTCGGCAAGGCCCACACGGTGATGGCCGAGGGCGGCATCGCGGCCGCCATGGGCAACGTCAACTCCGGTGACAACTGGCAGGTCCACTTCCGCGACACCATGCGCGGCGGCAAGTTCCTCAACCAGTGGCGGATGGCCGAGCTGCACGCCAAGGAGGCTCCCGACCGGGTCTGGGAGCTGGAGACCTGGGGCGCCCTCTTCGACCGTACGAAGGACGGCCGCATCTCGCAGCGCAACTTCGGCGGCCACGAGTACCCGCGCCTCGCCCACGTCGGCGACCGTACGGGCCTGGAGCTGATCCGCACCCTCCAGCAGAAGATCGTCGCGCTCCAGCAGGAGGACCACAAGGAGACCGGTGACTACGAGTCCCGGCTGAAGGTCTTCCAGGAGTGCACGGTCACCCGGGTGCTGAAGGACGGCGACCGGGTGTCCGGGGCGTTCGCGTACGAGCGCGAGTCGGGCCGGTTCTTCGTCCTGGAAGCTCCCGCCGTCGTCATCGCGACCGGCGGCATCGGCAAGTCGTTCAAGGTGACCTCGAACTCGTGGGAGTACACGGGTGACGGGCACGCGCTGGCGCTGCTCGCCGGTGCGCCGCTGCTGAACATGGAGTTCGTGCAGTTCCATCCGACGGGCATGGTCTGGCCGCCGTCGGTGAAGGGCATCCTCGTCACGGAGTCGGTGCGCGGCGACGGCGGGGTGCTCAGGAACTCCGAGAACAAGCGGTTCATGTTCGACTACATCCCGGATGTCTTCAAGGAGAAGTACGCGGAGTCCGAGGAGGAGGGCGACCGCTGGTACGAGGACCCGGACCACAACCGGCGCCCGCCCGAGCTGCTGCCGCGCGACGAGGTGGCGCGGGCCATCAACGCCGAGGTGAAGGCGGGCCGGGGCTCGCCGCACGGCGGGGTCTTCCTGGACGTGTCGACCCGCATGCCGGCGGAGACCATCCGGCGCCGACTGCCGTCCATGTACCACCAGTTCAAGGAGCTGGCGGACGTCGACATCACGGCGGAGGCGATGGAGGTCGGGCCGACCTGCCACTACGTGATGGGCGGGATCGCGGTCGAGTCGGACACGGCCGCCGCACGCGGGGTGCCGGGCCTGTTCGCGGCCGGTGAGGTGGCCGGCGGGATGCACGGCTCCAACCGGCTGGGCGGCAACTCCCTCTCCGACCTGCTGGTCTTCGGCCGCCGGGCGGGCCTGCACGCGGCCGAGTACGCGGCGGGCCTGGCCGGTGCACGCCCTCCGGTGGACGACATCGAGGTCGACACGGCCGCCGCCGAGGCGCTGCGTCCGTTCTCCGCCGAGGGCCCGGCGCCCGGGGAGGCCGCGGCGGCGGGGAGCCGGCCGCCGGAGAACCCGTACACCCTCCACCAGGAACTCCAGCAGGCCATGAACGACCTGGTCGGCATCATCCGCCGCGAGGGCGAGATGGAACAGGCGCTGGAGAGGCTCGCCGATCTGCGGGTGCGGGCGCGCCGGGCGGGGGTCGAGGGGCACCGGCAGTTCAACCCCGGCTGGCACCTCGCCCTGGACCTGCGGAACATGCTGCTGGTCAGCGAGTGTGTGGCGAGGGCGGCGCTGGAGCGCACGGAGTCCCGTGGCGGCCACACCCGCGAGGACCATCCGACGATGGACCGCGACTGGCGCCGGATCAACCTGCTCTGCCGGCTCACCGATCCGGCGGCCGGCGACAGCGTGGTCGGCCCGATCGCCCTCACCCGGGAGACCACCGAAGCCATCCGTCCCGACCTGCTCGCCCTCTTCGACAAGGAGGAGCTGGTCAAGTACCTCGCCGAAGAGGAGCTGTACGAGTGA
- a CDS encoding (deoxy)nucleoside triphosphate pyrophosphohydrolase — translation MTEPIVVVGAALLSGGRLLAARRSAPPELAGRWELPGGKVEPDESPEQALVRELREELGVEAKSAERVPGEWEVRPGYVLRVWIAHLLSGEPRALEDHDELRWLTVDEVWDVDWLDQDVPAVMEAARLAWGDGGM, via the coding sequence ATGACCGAACCGATCGTGGTGGTGGGAGCCGCTCTGCTGAGCGGTGGCCGACTGCTCGCCGCGCGCCGCAGCGCACCGCCTGAGCTGGCCGGACGGTGGGAGTTGCCGGGCGGCAAGGTGGAACCCGACGAGTCCCCCGAGCAGGCGCTCGTGCGCGAGCTGCGGGAGGAGTTGGGCGTCGAGGCGAAGTCCGCGGAGCGGGTGCCCGGCGAGTGGGAGGTGCGGCCGGGCTATGTGCTGCGGGTGTGGATCGCGCACCTGCTCTCCGGCGAGCCTCGCGCGTTGGAGGACCACGACGAGCTGCGTTGGCTGACCGTCGACGAGGTGTGGGATGTCGACTGGCTCGATCAGGACGTGCCGGCGGTGATGGAGGCGGCGCGCCTGGCTTGGGGGGACGGCGGCATGTGA
- a CDS encoding ABC transporter family substrate-binding protein, whose product MTPIPHDRVRPRAPRRSLVFLAAGVLTMPVLSGCGEEDPAGRPVAEQDIAPAARNLVADGGTLRWAVDAVPETLNTFQADADPATTRIAGAVLPSMYRLDASGRPEINSDYVESAKVVEREPRQVVLYKLNQQAVWSDGREIGAADFAAQWRALSGKDSAYWTARNAGYERIEKIERGDNDLEVRVTFARPYADWKSLFSPLYPKQVMGTPDSFNDGARKKLKVTAGPFALKDIDRKGGAVTLTRNPRWWGRTAKVSTLVLRAVPRTERVEALAEDKVDIAEIDSVQAERIMLASRDKKESGAAGPLAQGDSAKALRSWAIAHGSDEKAADDEISARKKRRQAIAAYTAQQSALRGFTVRRSLEPAYTQLALNGSDGPLADERVRRAVARAIDREKLAALVLEPLGLPAVPVGSHLALAGQAAYADNSGALGGQDTDEARALLADAGWEPGGPLAPGRKAAGAEGEKEQRTERKNKDSEDSRNSEDSRNAEDSRNSEDESTYIVGQDDKPNDADGNLAQDGKQFKPGGAPGAYAPRGTRAPADAARGPLAKNGKLLTLRFVLPSGPGTESLRAVGARIAAMLERVGIRTEISKVADESYFKDHIANGQYDLALYSWPASAYPATDARPIYAKPVPAADGSLSVEQNYTRVGTDRVDQLFDQAVSTLDEAKTRALIRKADARIWAAAGSIPLYQRPQLVAARTDLANAGAFGFQTPFYEDMGFLKKGAQGPARPTGT is encoded by the coding sequence ATGACGCCGATTCCCCACGACCGCGTTCGACCGCGCGCCCCGCGCCGCTCCCTGGTGTTCCTCGCCGCAGGCGTGCTCACGATGCCCGTGCTGAGCGGATGCGGTGAGGAGGACCCGGCGGGCAGACCCGTCGCCGAGCAGGACATCGCGCCCGCCGCGCGAAACCTGGTCGCCGACGGCGGCACCCTGCGCTGGGCCGTGGACGCCGTACCGGAGACGTTGAACACGTTCCAGGCGGACGCCGACCCGGCCACCACGCGGATCGCCGGGGCCGTACTGCCGTCGATGTACCGCCTCGACGCCAGCGGACGCCCCGAGATCAACTCCGACTACGTGGAGTCCGCGAAGGTCGTCGAGCGCGAGCCCCGGCAGGTCGTGCTCTACAAGCTCAACCAGCAGGCGGTGTGGAGCGACGGCCGGGAGATCGGCGCCGCCGACTTCGCCGCGCAGTGGCGGGCCCTGTCCGGCAAGGACTCCGCGTACTGGACGGCCCGCAACGCCGGCTACGAACGCATCGAGAAGATCGAACGCGGCGACAACGACCTGGAGGTCCGGGTCACCTTCGCCCGCCCGTACGCCGACTGGAAGTCGCTGTTCTCGCCGCTGTACCCGAAGCAGGTGATGGGCACCCCGGACTCCTTCAACGACGGCGCCCGCAAGAAGCTCAAGGTCACCGCCGGTCCGTTCGCGCTGAAGGACATCGACCGCAAGGGCGGCGCGGTCACGCTCACCCGCAATCCCCGCTGGTGGGGCCGCACCGCCAAGGTCTCGACCCTGGTGCTGCGTGCCGTGCCGCGTACCGAGCGGGTCGAGGCGCTGGCCGAGGACAAGGTCGACATCGCCGAGATCGACTCGGTCCAGGCCGAGAGGATCATGCTCGCCTCCCGGGACAAGAAGGAGTCGGGGGCCGCGGGGCCCCTCGCGCAGGGCGATTCCGCGAAGGCGCTGCGTTCCTGGGCGATCGCGCACGGCTCGGACGAGAAGGCCGCCGACGACGAGATCAGCGCCCGGAAGAAGCGGCGCCAGGCGATCGCCGCGTACACCGCCCAGCAGTCCGCCCTGCGCGGCTTCACCGTCCGCCGCTCCCTGGAGCCCGCCTACACCCAGCTCGCCCTGAACGGCTCCGACGGCCCCCTCGCCGACGAGCGGGTCCGCCGCGCCGTCGCCCGCGCGATCGACCGTGAGAAGCTCGCCGCCCTCGTCCTGGAGCCGCTCGGCCTGCCCGCCGTCCCCGTCGGCAGCCACCTCGCCCTCGCCGGGCAGGCCGCCTACGCCGACAACAGCGGCGCTCTCGGTGGCCAGGACACCGATGAGGCACGCGCCCTCCTCGCCGACGCTGGCTGGGAACCGGGCGGCCCCCTCGCACCCGGCAGGAAGGCGGCCGGCGCGGAGGGCGAGAAGGAGCAGCGGACCGAACGGAAGAACAAGGACTCCGAGGACTCCCGGAACTCCGAGGACTCCCGGAACGCCGAGGACTCCCGGAACTCCGAGGACGAGAGCACGTACATCGTCGGTCAGGACGACAAGCCGAACGACGCCGACGGGAACCTCGCCCAGGACGGCAAGCAGTTCAAGCCGGGCGGCGCGCCCGGCGCGTACGCCCCGCGCGGGACGCGGGCGCCCGCCGATGCCGCCAGGGGCCCGCTCGCCAAGAACGGCAAGCTGCTGACGCTGCGGTTCGTGCTGCCGTCGGGGCCGGGCACGGAGTCGCTGCGGGCCGTCGGTGCGCGGATCGCCGCGATGCTGGAGCGCGTCGGGATCCGTACGGAGATCTCCAAGGTCGCGGACGAGAGCTACTTCAAGGACCACATCGCGAACGGGCAGTACGACCTCGCGCTGTACTCCTGGCCCGCCTCCGCGTACCCCGCGACCGACGCCCGGCCGATCTACGCCAAGCCGGTGCCCGCGGCCGACGGCTCGCTGAGCGTCGAGCAGAACTACACGCGGGTCGGCACCGACCGGGTCGACCAGCTCTTCGACCAGGCCGTCTCCACCCTCGACGAGGCGAAGACGCGCGCCCTGATCCGCAAGGCGGACGCCCGTATCTGGGCCGCCGCCGGGTCCATCCCCCTCTACCAGCGGCCCCAGCTCGTCGCCGCCCGCACCGACCTCGCGAACGCGGGTGCCTTCGGCTTCCAGACCCCGTTCTACGAGGACATGGGCTTCCTGAAGAAGGGCGCGCAGGGTCCGGCGCGGCCCACGGGGACGTAG
- a CDS encoding succinate dehydrogenase/fumarate reductase iron-sulfur subunit produces MSGYEARFKVWRGDVEGGDLKDFRVEVNEGEVVLDIIHRLQATQAPDLAVRWNCKAGKCGSCSAEINGRPRLMCMTRMSVFERDETITVTPLRAFPVVRDLVTDVGFNYTKAREVPAFVPPEKLAPGEYRMMQEDVDRPQEFRKCIECFLCQDTCHVVRDHEENKPAFAGPRFLMRVAELDMHPLDAAEATGLDRKKTAQDEHGLGYCNITKCCTEVCPEGIKITDNALIPLKERAVDRKYDPLVWLGSKIRRRSSTG; encoded by the coding sequence ATGAGCGGTTACGAGGCCCGCTTCAAGGTGTGGCGCGGCGATGTCGAGGGCGGTGACCTGAAGGACTTCAGGGTCGAGGTGAACGAGGGCGAGGTGGTCCTCGACATCATCCACCGCCTCCAGGCGACCCAGGCCCCCGACCTCGCCGTCCGCTGGAACTGCAAGGCGGGCAAATGCGGTTCGTGTTCGGCGGAGATCAACGGCCGCCCCCGGCTGATGTGCATGACTCGCATGTCGGTGTTCGAGCGCGACGAGACGATCACCGTGACGCCGCTGCGTGCCTTCCCGGTGGTCCGTGACCTGGTCACGGACGTGGGGTTCAACTACACCAAGGCGCGTGAGGTCCCGGCCTTCGTACCGCCGGAGAAGCTCGCCCCGGGCGAGTACCGGATGATGCAGGAGGACGTGGACCGGCCGCAGGAGTTCCGGAAGTGCATCGAGTGCTTCCTGTGCCAGGACACCTGCCACGTCGTCCGCGACCACGAGGAGAACAAGCCGGCCTTCGCGGGTCCCCGCTTCCTGATGCGCGTCGCGGAACTGGACATGCACCCGCTGGACGCGGCCGAGGCCACCGGCCTGGACCGCAAGAAAACCGCCCAGGACGAACACGGTCTCGGCTACTGCAACATCACCAAGTGCTGCACCGAGGTGTGCCCCGAGGGCATCAAGATCACGGACAACGCCCTGATCCCCCTCAAGGAGCGGGCCGTCGACCGCAAGTACGACCCGCTGGTGTGGCTGGGCTCGAAGATCAGGAGGCGTTCCTCGACGGGGTGA
- a CDS encoding SPOR domain-containing protein — protein MNDGTITLPWLVIRQDDNGNRYRVGRYATRAEAQKIADSLDARGHKQLYWVERIGQNGQSGMNGSK, from the coding sequence ATGAACGACGGCACGATCACTCTTCCCTGGCTCGTCATAAGGCAGGACGACAACGGCAATCGCTACCGGGTGGGCCGGTACGCGACGCGCGCCGAGGCGCAGAAGATCGCGGACAGTCTCGACGCCCGGGGGCACAAGCAGCTCTACTGGGTCGAACGCATCGGGCAGAACGGGCAGAGCGGGATGAATGGGAGCAAGTGA
- a CDS encoding ATP-binding protein, whose amino-acid sequence MIGVIDSGDDCAEWTFPAQPGAVRDARAVVRGQLREWGLEVLADITALLVSELVTNALRHATGPIGVRLVRPTDPSGTLLVEVSDPLPDPPRERAADVDDESGRGLQLVACSSRAWGTRPGEAGKTVWFELAVPG is encoded by the coding sequence GTGATCGGCGTGATCGACAGCGGAGACGACTGCGCCGAGTGGACCTTTCCGGCGCAGCCGGGGGCGGTGCGCGACGCTCGCGCGGTGGTGCGAGGGCAGCTGCGCGAGTGGGGGCTCGAGGTGCTCGCGGACATCACCGCCCTGTTGGTGAGCGAGCTGGTGACCAACGCGCTGCGGCACGCGACGGGGCCCATCGGAGTGCGGCTCGTGCGTCCCACCGACCCCTCCGGGACTCTCCTGGTCGAGGTCTCCGACCCGTTGCCCGATCCACCGCGTGAACGCGCGGCCGATGTCGACGACGAGAGCGGCCGGGGGCTTCAGTTGGTGGCCTGTTCCTCGCGAGCCTGGGGTACCCGCCCCGGGGAGGCGGGCAAGACCGTCTGGTTCGAGCTGGCGGTTCCCGGCTGA